A single window of Pieris rapae chromosome 4, ilPieRapa1.1, whole genome shotgun sequence DNA harbors:
- the LOC123689147 gene encoding uncharacterized protein LOC123689147 → MSLLSLEQFDCNGESTSMGARWEPWKRALLIYLEASNIDKDVKKRASLLHFGGIDLQEVFYNIPGANVEPTEGEDVFEVAISKLDAYFAPKQSKVYERHIFRLLKQEPDEKFEKFVFRLRKQADKCQFANRDENIIDQITEKCFLPELRKKILRIGDEITLEQVITEANTLEVVNKQLEEFKTPLKSIENQEVNRIDSKFKRNFDTSRNVEYGCGRCGNLRHAGNDTNCPARDKECLKCGLKGHFRQYCRTKQTLKRKGEREYRYEHKKGRFNRKKNEVNQVGESSNNIVHKDGETEYVFHIDDDV, encoded by the coding sequence ATGTCACTCCTTTCACTGGAACAGTTCGACTGCAACGGTGAATCTACCTCGATGGGTGCACGATGGGAGCCATGGAAACGAGCACTATTAATTTACCTCGAAGCGTCGAACATTGATAAAGACGTAAAGAAAAGGGCCTCTCTTCTACATTTCGGCGGAATAGACTTACAGGAAGTATTTTACAACATCCCTGGGGCTAATGTCGAACCAACTGAAGGCGAAGACGTGTTTGAAGTAGCGATATCTAAACTTGATGCCTACTTTGCACCAAAGCAGAGCAAAGTTTACGAGAGACATATATTCAGGCTCCTTAAACAAGAACCTGacgaaaaatttgaaaaatttgttttcagACTGAGAAAACAAGCTGATAAATGTCAGTTTGCTAACAGAGATGAAAACATTATCGACCAAATAACGGAAAAATGTTTCCTACCCGAACTGAGGAAAAAGATATTACGGATTGGAGATGAAATTACATTAGAGCAAGTAATAACCGAAGCAAATACTCTTGAAGttgttaataaacaattagaaGAGTTTAAAACCCCGCTAAAATCAATCGAGAATCAAGAAGTAAACAGGATagatagtaaatttaaaaggaaCTTTGATACATCAAGGAATGTGGAATATGGATGCGGTAGATGTGGTAATCTTAGACATGCTGGAAATGATACGAACTGCCCAGCAAGGGATAAAGAATGCCTAAAATGTGGTCTTAAGGGGCATTTCAGACAATACTGCCGAACGAAACAGACCTTGAAACGGAAAGGGGAAAGAGAATATAGATATGAACATAAGAAAGGTCGTTTCAACAGGAAGAAGAATGAAGTTAATCAAGTGGGTGAATCTTCTAACAACATAGTACATAAAGACGGAGAAACTGAGTATGTTTTTCATATTGATGACgatgtgtaa